gttaaaaaaaacacaaaactaatgttttaacatgaatgtgtttatttatttgtaaacagtattacatttaaaatgcagcttttggacacacacacactgtttctAAAAGTACAGAACTCACGAGCAAATCATCACATTCACTTTCTAATTTTTGTCGCATGAGCTTTCTGATAAAGAGGACGTCCGATCTTTCTAACTCACCACCGTCGCCTCATCTCAGTTCCGCTTGAGTTCCTTCCTTCTTCTTCATGATGTCTGACAGCGAGAAGGTGATCTACACGCTCCTGGAGGTTCTCATCGCTGTAGGATGTTGTGTTGGAAATGTGCTGGTCATCTGGGCGGTCTGCTCGTGCCGGGCTCTCTGTCAGACCACCTTCTGTTTTGTGGTGTCTCTGGCCGTGGCTGATTTTCTGGTGGGTGCCGTGGCCGTTCCTCTGGCCGTGGTGGTGGATGGACGGGTTGAGACCAGTTTTCACAGCTGTCTCTTGATCAGCTGTGTGGTCATCGTGTTGACTCAGGCCTCCGTTCATTCTCTCCTCGCCATCGCCGTGGATCGATACCTGCGCGTTTATAATCCACACAGGTCCGTTCAGCTTTCATTCTCACACACGCTTTTACATTTACGTTCAAACTGAGACTTGAATTGATCATTCTTGGAGATTAAATTGCTTAAGCAGGAAACCAAACTCTTGCAgagtgacagaatgttttatttaaactagAGCTGCATGATATCGAAGAAAAATGTCATTACTTGCTAAATAACATGATTTACAATAcaagcatggttaaatttcaCAATATAATGAACGTACACGTTTgacattttactatagtaatcatgtttttctgtttttagtaAAATTATGGTTAATGTTCATAAAGGCTCTGCAATCTACCTAaagcaggggtcaccaactagaccggtttgtctcatttgctcggagtctgttgcggttgtcaaaagtggaaaccttaaacggcattatgaaactagacatagacaatatgaagaaacttacccgcagcagtccgaggtaaggacacggaaatatatgagctcaaagcccagtaggagcgatctacacgggtcctcctccctcacttaccgcccaacaacgagcataGAATGTtcacagtggatcttaggaaaacacaacaagccctttactgatgggaaatagtaagagtgcatggaggctgcgtgtgaaacacgtttagaaggaaaataaagacatgaactaaaagaaaatatgaaacaaacccccctttttTTCTCGCGCGATTGCCGAGAAGGCGCGTCAATCTCCTCTTCCAcgcaggttgaaaatatttgtcagctcGCGTCACTTAcgtgaaaataacgaacttttcccgcgagtaataaagagcgtgaaACGCGATcgttcgcatttggtgtgaacctgTGGCGTAGCCACGGGTGTGCCGGTGCCACCCAAAGTGACCCAAACATGACTCAACTAccgcgatcattataaaagtgtttaaacaacaaaacacatccatatacacatatttgacaatcTGAATATCAGATATTTCATATCATAGTTAACAagtttgtgaatattttgaataaaaaagaaaaattacgtAAAAGCAATACATCAGTCAAACAGCTGCTGTCGTTCTGCGGTGTGTCTGTCACatgcagggctggactgggacgtTAAtttggccctggcatttttgacctggttcggccctccaccatttttgTCGACGGGGGGGGTATCTGGGGAATGTGCGAGTGGTatgttgtgctgctgtcattgcctttcctgcGTACATGTGCGATTCGCAATTGCGTTCGCGTTCCATGCATACGCGCCCAATTCATGTTTCTAATCCGTCCGTCTCTCTGGCCCATGCGTCCATTTCAgcccaaaaagtacatcggcccaccgggaaaatgcccggtaGCCCGATGGCCAATCCAGCCCTGGTCACATGATAAGCAATCccgcgtcgccatggaaataAGAAAGTGATACGTTCTAATGGTTGCCTTGAAAAAAACTCACGGCAGGGAGTCATTCTGAAAATGTTAAACTTACGTGTGaaaggtttttaataaaaaaaaaaaagatacttGTGCTATTGTTGTTTACTTAcaatatttgttcattttaattattttattttggtaaaaaaaCATTCGTACAGTCAACCAATCCGCATTCCGCAAACAGGCACTGACTCACGTGACCCCACCCTAGCACCCAGCGAACACTATAGACTTGGTGTTGAAGGTCCCGAACTTACGGTGTTTGTGCAACTGCTCAAACGAAAGTTGAATGCGGGTCACCTGTACCCATCCTTAATAGAAGTCTTACACTCGTGTGATAAAGACGTTTTCCCCAACGTGAATTCAGTTTATTATGCGTTTTTATCACACTGCCTGTTACAAGCTGTTCCGTGGAGCGTTTATTTTCATCAGTAAATCGAATCAAAACCAGCAACAGAGCAACTATGCTCACTGAAAGACTAAATAGCCTCTCATTGCTGATGTTTGAACGAGAGCTCACAGAAACACTGGACCCAGATGACATCATTGACGCATTCGGGTCAGGCCACGCCGTCTCCCCCTTTAAGGCATTATTAACGGTACTGTTTATGTGTTATGGCGTTGTTGAATGTAATGAATAgttatatttgatcatttaaataaatataaaatgtatatagtttTATGGACATGTGGCGAGTTTAGTTTTACACATCAGCCCAGTGTATTCTGTAACGTTATATGCAGAGTTGTTGCAGAATAATGCAGAATAAATGTGGCACACCcagtttttcaaatgcacaccCAGAGTCTCTTTTCTGGCTACACTactggtgtgaacccagcataaggcccgattcacatttcgtgtcttttccgcgcgcatattcgttggCATATACGGCAGGCGTgcgcaaatagggggcgacgcggtgGCGATGCTGTGTggacatttttctaggcgccgcatcgagatggaaatagttacACTCTTCGGAGTGCCGCGCACATggcgggtcatttgaagagagaaagtggCCGGCTCGCGTTTTCCACGCGGTTTTAGaggcgaaatgtgaatcgggcctacaACCCAATAAAAACGTTTAGATTGTGTAATAATAATGACGTCATCAGCGGTGAATGTCCGTCTCACTTTCAGGTACAGAGGAGCGGTGAGAAAACAAAACCTGTGGGCAGCGGTCACCGTCTGCTGGCTTTCTGCTTCTGTACTGGGTCTCATTCCTCTGTCCGGATGGCACAACCAAAACCCCACCACAAGCGTGAACTCCACCATCACGTGTCAGTTTCTCATGGTCATTTCAATGTCTTACATGGTGAACTTTAACTTCCTGGTTTGCATCCTCTCACCCACCATCGTCATGATGGCCATCTACGCTTTCATCTTCTGTAAGATCTCCAAACAGCTGAGAAGAGGAATCGGTCAGGCCGTGGAGTCCAGGACGTTTTATCATAAAGAGAGAAGACTGGCTCATTCGCTGGCATTAGTGTTGGCTCTGTTCGTCGTCAGCTGGTTTCCGCTTCACATCCTGAACGCGTTGACTTACTACAACACCAGTGTCAGCGTGCCGCCTCTCGCCTTTCACATCGGTGTTCTTCTCTCTCATGCCAACTCTGCGGTTAACCCTATAGTGTACGCTTTCAAAATCCCAAAGATCAAGATAGCCTATAAAAACATCTTGAAGAAACTCACAGGCTCGAAGCAGAACCCGGATCAGAGCAGTCAGACTTTAGATAACAACATCAGCAGCAACTCAAACAGTAACGTCAGGTGTAGCGTGAAAAACTCTCAGACAGTCAAAACGAACATCAATCAGGATGCTTAGCTGGGAAGATGTGTCTAAAGATTTTCAATTGTTAAATAGGGTATGTACTGCTCTTGTATTTTGTTTGCACGCCCGTCTTCGGTGTACTCGTTTTGTGTGAATTGTTTTCAGGTAAATCTACTTGGACTGTGGGCTATATATtcatatcaatattttaaatgtgatgTTTAGCTTGCATTAAGTTCTATGTGACCGCACCGTAAGGACTGCTCCAATTTCACTTAAAGTGACAATAAAGAAAAAttgaaaagaaaaattgataatGAAGTATTCTAAACTCATTTTCACATGATTCATAAGAAACACATTCAAGCAATGTGTCATCTTAACCACAATGTGTGACAAAACTATTCCTCTGAATGAAAAAGCTTATACAACATAAAACCAGACTGCTTtaagaccagtgttgggtaagttactctgaaaaggtaatgaattactagttactatttacatattcaatagtgtaattagatgactgtacaaatgactctctccaaaaagtatttagttacttattactaattactttctatatcctacatcaaccttgattagttaagtgattcaaggatagacatgaaacggctcttttaattcattcaaagaaatgtaaatataaactacataaagtcctcttattaactgaccaaagtattacaaatgtgagaattatatattaaagcattcactttaaagttagactttgaattttgttgtcagttccactattgcactcacatacagtatagtacacaaagtatttagtttaattacatcagaagtaactgtaatgaaattacagaaaaaataagagtaatcccttactttactttttcaagggaaaagtaatgaaattacagtaactaattacttagtaactagttacacccaacaccgTTTAAGACTTAGATTAATGGTTCTGCTATACATTTATTGCATGCTTTTTTCAATTCTTCCGTCACTGAAACCCTGTATATATTCGCACGCATGCACTTTTATTTCAtcacaatctcacaggaattcaaaactatttcaCAAAGTGGCTGATTGGTGTGCATTTATACAATTTCTTCTGTATGTTTAAGTAGAATCTACTTTTATGTGCGATTCCATAATTATCCACCTCATAAATAAGCTATAAATCTATAAAGCTGTAAAAAAGAGATCAGGCTGGTTATTCTGGTCCCTGCTTAATTATTCACATGTGCACACATTAGGGCTGTATTCAAAATATCGATATGGCGATACATCGTCATGAGCTCCTGACGATGCGCGCATCGATACATCTGCCTCCATATCGATTCTGCAGCACTTTTGAAATTAGCCAATTATTGCGCAAAAATATTGTGTAACAATTAGTAGTGGTATAAGGATCTGATCGGAGTTTatccgtgatccgtacagaTCGCCCCTCATGATTctattgtcatgtgacccgcATGTGATCATGAAGAGCGCGCGCTCTCGCCTTCTCTCTGCATCCGTGAGCGCAGTAAACATGAAAGCGCGTTCTCGTATCATTCACTTAAATGGATGCGTTTAAGGCGAAGTGTAAAGTGAGTGTCGTGTCGGCGCTAATTCAACACTGCACTGCTTCTGCCTCATCCACTATAACACTATTGCACGcgattaaaatcaatgaaactccCGCCGCAGGAGGGATGCGGTGACGCGCCGCTCGCTCATCATACATGACAAGTAAGACATGGAAGAGCGACAGTAAATGTGCGTGTAATAGAAAGTGAAGAGCAAGCTTAAATCTTACAGCACCCATACATTAATAATATCATATCTAGAAATCTGACATCTAGAAATAAATACGTCATCTATTTCAATTCAACACTTATTTAATGAAATCTGACTGCACGTCaatgcatatattcatatttattcgtTAGACATATAGtctatttgtaaaacacatgcacTCATATGATGTAGCCTAGAAACCCTGTTTTAGAAACAAGGGTCTCTGCATAAGGACTTGATCTTTTGCAACTTTATACTCATTCTCAAAGCCTTATGCATTGATTTGTCAGATTATCTGATAAGTAGTTATGAATGGCAGTTTTCTGCAAGTATATTTTGCTGTAAATCTGtcgtatgataaatgtaataaaaaaattgacccGTATCGGGATACGTATCGCATCGTGGCCTTGTATCGGGATACGTATCGTATCGTAAAGTTGTTggcaatacacagccctagcaCACATCAGATCTGAAGTGGATTGAATTCTCTATCAAAACCACAAAAATGAATGTTGTCTCTAAAGCTGTCAGTTTGTTTTAGGTCTGATGGTTCTCGTCTGCCGAAGGCTCGGTTGTAGTTTTCTTAATtgatttactggcaacagtCCATTAGGCAGTGAATTCCAGGAGGGAATGTTTGATGCTCAGAGAGAAAAATGAACTCTATGTTCTTCTGGATTTCTCAAAGATAACTCATAGTAACCACAGACCACTCTGTTCTGTCTCCTGAATCTGTCCAACGTCATTTCGGCATGAGTCCAGACAGCTAAAGAGAAGAAACTGAATTGATGACGGTCATTTAACACATTATTGCTCTTTCTAACAGGATTCTGCTGAGTGAGGttaagaatgaatgaaataaatttTTTGACTCTGTGTTGAAGGACAACGTCAGTTCTTAAAACCAGGGCGCTACAACCACACATCTTATTTccaataaatattaaacatgcaaatatacatgcaaatgtcatttttaaccaCATCGCATGTGTTGCTCAACCCAAATGAATTAGACAGAGTACACGCTATATATAAGGTGATGCAAATTACAGCAGATCTACATGTTGTGCTTATGTATAGCACCGCTGACACCACATCATAAACATGTCTTGGAATTTTTAGATTTTGCAACATATAAATTATAccgtgtatatacagtatactgtatatatacctgtatatatatatatatatatgtgtgtgtgtgtgtgtgtgtgtgagaagagtttggttacaaaatgagataactcagttttaaaaaaaaatcaaaaatcatgtttttattatgttatcatgtttattgtgttttattgtgttagttagttacttagttatctcattttggaaccaaactcttcatatacactgaacaaaattataaacgcaacacttttgtttttgcccccatttttcctgagctgaactcaaagatctaaggctttatctatgtacacaaaaggcctatttctctcaaatattgttcacaaatctgtgttagtgagcacttctcctttgccgagatagtccatccacctcacaggtgtgcatatcaagatgctgattagacagcatgattattgcacaggtgtgccttaggctggccacaataaaaggccactttaaaatgtgcagttttatcacatgAAAAGGCAACAAacattatgacaaaaatatgaatataaaaaacatctgccatgctaaatatgtaatataacaaatgttctgaaatgtactgtatgctattttttatttataatatactgtaatataacatgaaataaaaaggaaaatCAAAACTCTGATTACTCAGAAAAGTAACATCGCTCTCTCTTTTCAAGTCACGTGATCTGATATTGATTCAAGATTTAATTTCTCACAttgttaaacaaacatactATTAAACAAACATACTAGTACCTAATGCTGAAATGAAATCCAACATACTCTGTAGTGtaatttattgatttaatattGATTGATCACGTCACTGATATCAAATATATTCAGAGTATGGGATGATGGCTTATCCTGTCGCCCATCGCTGGAAAACTGTTATGCATGATGAGAAATCTCTCCCAGAAGCTTTGCATGAGCGTCGGAAAACAAATTTCAGTTTGCATTTCAAAGGCTCGTGCCTGTTTTTACCTATTGTAAATGACCTGTCGCATGAAAACGACAAGGTCATcatgacatttatttataaaaacacttttatattTAGCAGATGGCTTTATTAAAAAGGGACTTTACTGATGTTTCTCATCTTTCCTCGACAAGACTGGTGGTTTCCTTAAGATGTCAATGTTTGTTGAAACACCAAAACATATCAAAACTGAAAAAGGCATCTGCATGATTTTAATGGAATGAAAGTAATCAAAGAGATTGCCTTATGAAGACATCTTCCAACAGTAGGCTACAAGAAGCACTTTTGCTGCAGTGGACAATCTTAAAGTGGCTGAACATCACAAAGAACTTGGCAAGATGTCACTACATTTCATTACAGCACCAGGCGGTTTCTGGAAGACTTTGGATGAATACAGAGACAAAACAGAGAGACGGTCCACATAGAAAACCACTATTTTAACCATTACACCGTTCAACACCGAATCCATTCACATCTGCAAGATTATGTGTGTTTTTCAACATCAAAgaaagtctctttaatacctCAGTTGTTCCTTCTACTGTAGGCAGAAAGATATCAAACAAAGCACAGGAACTTTTTCTACTGGGATAAACGCTCCAGTAATCTCACAGATGAGATGACCTCAACAATATATGCAATGTGCTCCAAAATCTGCTAAAATATCACAGATAAAATATAAACTCATCATTTCACATGAAATTCAAAGAGCTTCACTATCCACATCAAGCTTTATATTTTCACTGAATGGATGATATTGTTAAATCTCCAGAGCTAGGAAGCAATAAAATCCTCCTTGTGTAGGATTTTAAAAGGTTCCGTATTTGAAAGCACATAAATGCTGAACATAAAACGCTCCGAGAAGCCGAATGGACAAGAtacaataaaaccatccacaccTCTGCACACAATGTACTCATTTACTGTTTCTCATTTCAATCTTTAGAGGCGTGTTCATATTCTACAGGCATGTTCTTACTAAAATAATTTAGATGACGTCTGTGAAGAAATAAATGATTTCAGTAAAGAAATACTGTCCTTTTGTTTTCATCCAAAGGATTTAACACTCGGTCTAGGTAGCGAACAATAAGTGTTATCTACAAGGTGTGCACATAGGAAagagttttatatttatatcaaatatttctacatttttcaTCCATTAAATGACCACGATAGAACACGTAGACAAGAATAATAAGTGTGTCCAACACTTGACAGTGAGAAGCACGGATGTCAAATGAATCCCTCATTACTGAAAGTCATCCATAAGTGCACTATAATGAGCACTTtttcctgaaaaaaaatcatctgATGATGTCAGATTTCCCATCTGTTTACTACGTGGAGATAAAAACATGCGTGTTGGAGATTCAAATGTTactgaatacacacacacagaaagagagagagagagagagagccgcAGTGACTACACCACCCCTCCCCTCTCATCCCATCCCATCCCATCCAGCAGCGTGTCCACAAGAGAAGGAAACACAAGTTTATAAAGATGCAGAAACACAGAAGGAATATTGAGACATCTCTGATGACGTCGAGTGACTCCAGATGCTAATAAGACTGAAGCCACACAGACTCAAGAACACACGAGATGGAGAAATGAAAGGAAATCTGCGCCAGCAACTGAACACATCAGGATCTCGGAGAGCCACTGGGGAAGAGAAACTAGCGTCAAATATGGCCAACACCTCAACTCAAGAGGTCATAGAGAACGGGGAGAAAATAGATGTGATGTACATTTCCATCGAGAGCACGATTGCGCTGGCGTCAGTCCTGGG
The Triplophysa rosa linkage group LG7, Trosa_1v2, whole genome shotgun sequence genome window above contains:
- the LOC130557147 gene encoding adenosine receptor A1, yielding MMSDSEKVIYTLLEVLIAVGCCVGNVLVIWAVCSCRALCQTTFCFVVSLAVADFLVGAVAVPLAVVVDGRVETSFHSCLLISCVVIVLTQASVHSLLAIAVDRYLRVYNPHRYRGAVRKQNLWAAVTVCWLSASVLGLIPLSGWHNQNPTTSVNSTITCQFLMVISMSYMVNFNFLVCILSPTIVMMAIYAFIFCKISKQLRRGIGQAVESRTFYHKERRLAHSLALVLALFVVSWFPLHILNALTYYNTSVSVPPLAFHIGVLLSHANSAVNPIVYAFKIPKIKIAYKNILKKLTGSKQNPDQSSQTLDNNISSNSNSNVRCSVKNSQTVKTNINQDA